A genomic region of Raphanus sativus cultivar WK10039 chromosome 6, ASM80110v3, whole genome shotgun sequence contains the following coding sequences:
- the LOC130495815 gene encoding uncharacterized protein LOC130495815 → MKGFPLASVNQELDKIKKRREVWLVVNDVPIRYGLREHALISCLNCRNYPLGYKDFGDKKFVRRHFKNGELIRLEDVKAKLLAMGGHRDRLKMMVLFFLESVVCAQMKVGPGANDVLDFFQRDMDDLGYCKTFPWERYSFDYMVKEISHTIDHFGGLVKEKTLWPLPGFCFPLERLAFEAIPQLGLRFTESVEGADPECPRMCQSKFKKQK, encoded by the exons ATGAAAGGGTTTCCTCTTGCAAGTGTTAATCAAGAACTGGATAAGATAAAG AAGAGGAGAGAAGTGTGGCTCGTTGTCAATGATGTTCCCATCCGTTATGGGCTGAGAGAACACGCATTGATATCATGCCTAAACTGCCGCAACTATCCTCTCGGATACAAGGATTTTGGTGATAAGAAGTTTGTGAGGCGTCATTTCAAGAACGGTGAATTAATAAGGTTGGAGGATGTGAAAGCGAAGCTGTTGGCAATGGGAGGCCATAGAGACAGGCTGAAGATGATGGTTCTGTTCTTTTTAGAAAGTGTTGTTTGTGCCCAAATGAAAGTCGGTCCTGGAGCCAATGATGTATTGGATTTTTTCCAAAGAGATATGGATGATCTTGGATACTGCAAGACCTTTCCATGGGAGAGATACTCCTTTGATTATATGGTTAAGGAGATCTCTCACACAATAGATCATTTTGGAGGATTGGTGAAAGAGAAGACGCTATGGCCACTTCCGGGTTTCTGTTTTCCGCTAGAG CGTCTTGCTTTCGAGGCAATACCTCAACTGGGATTGAGGTTTACAGAATCTGTTGAAGGAGCTGATCCAGAATGTCCAAGGATGTGCCAGTCAAAGTTCAAAAAACAGAAATGA